A portion of the Gossypium arboreum isolate Shixiya-1 chromosome 8, ASM2569848v2, whole genome shotgun sequence genome contains these proteins:
- the LOC108469592 gene encoding DEAD-box ATP-dependent RNA helicase 8-like: protein MNSRGRYPPGIGVGRGGGLNSNPGFQSRPPQQNYMQRNFVQNHHQFHNQHQHQQQQQQQWLRRNQLPGTNDSSVVDEVEKTIQSEAFDSSSQDWKARLKMPPPDTRYKTEDVTATKGNEFEDYFLKRELLMGIYEKGFERPSPIQEESIPIALTGSDILARAKNGTGKTAAFCIPALEKIDQDKNVIQVVILVPTRELALQTSQVCKELGKHLQIQVMVTTGGTSLKDDIMRLYQPVHLLVGTPGRILDLAKKGVCILKDCSMLIMDEADKLLSPEFQPSIEQLIRFLSAKRQILMFSATFPVTVKDFKDRYLQKPYIINLMDELTLKGITQYYAFVEERQKVHCLNTLFSKLQINQSIIFCNSVNRVELLAKKITELGYSCFYIHAKMLQDHRNRVFHDFRNGACRNLVCTDLFTRGIDIQAVNVVINFDFPKNSETYLHRVGRSGRFGHLGLAVNLITYEDRFNLYRIEQELGTEIKQIPPHIDQAIYCR from the exons ATGAATAGTAGAGGAAGGTATCCACCGGGGATCGGCGTTGGCCGCGGCGGCGGACTAAACTCGAACCCTGGTTTTCAGTCGAGGCCGCCACAACAGAACTACATGCAGAGGAATTTTGTGCAGAATCATCACCAGTTTCACAACCAACATCAACATCAGCAACAACAACAGCAGCAGTGGCTTAGGCGAAACCAGTTGCCCGGAACCAATGACTCCAGTGTCGTCGACGAGGTTGAGAAGACCATACAATCCGAAGCCTTCGACTCAAG TTCACAAGATTGGAAGGCAAGGCTAAAGATGCCACCACCAGATACTCGCTACAAAACAGAG GATGTGACAGCTACAAAGGGAAATGAGTTTGAGGACTACTTTTTGAAACGTGAACTTCTTATGGGAATATATGAGAAGGGTTTTGAAAGACCTTCGCCTATTCAGGAAGAGAGTATTCCCATTGCTTTAACTGGAAGTGATATTCTTGCCAGAGCCAAAAACGGAACTGGGAAGACAGCAGCATTCTGCATTCCTGCCTTGGAAAAAATTGACCAAGATAAGAATGTTATTCAAG TTGTTATACTTGTTCCAACACGAGAACTGGCTCTTCAGACATCACAAGTGTGCAAGGAGCTTGGAAAGCATTTACAAATTCAAGTCATGGTTACAACAGGAGGTACCAGTCTCAAGGATGATATCATGCGATTGTATCAACCAGTCCATTTGCTGGTTGGAACCCCCGGCAGAATACTAGACCTTGCTAAAAAGGGTGTTTGCATTTTGAAAGATTGTTCAATGCTTATCATGGATGAG GCAGATAAACTTTTGTCTCCTGAATTTCAACCTTCTATAGAGCAGCTGATACGTTTCCTTTCAGCAAAGCGCCAAATTTTGATGTTTTCCGCCACATTTCCTGTTACTGTGAAGGACTTTAAAGACAGATATCTACAAAAACCTTATATTATTAATCTAATGGATGAACTTACTTTAAAGGGTATTACGCAATATTATGCTTTTGTGGAAGAAAGACAGAAAGTCCACTGCTTAAATACTCTTTTCTCTAAG CTGCAAATAAACCAATCAATCATTTTCTGCAACTCGGTAAATCGAGTGGAGTTGTTGGCCAAGAAAATTACAGAACTTGGCTATTCTTGCTTTTATATCCATGCAAAGATGCTTCAGGACCACCGTAACAGGGTATTTCATGATTTCCGCAATGGAGCATGCAGGAACCTTGTCTGTACTG ATCTTTTTACTAGGGGTATAGATATTCAAGCGGTGAATGTTGTTATTAACTTCGACTTCCCTAAGAACTCAGAAACGTACCTTCATAGA GTTGGTCGATCAGGAAGGTTTGGCCATCTTGGATTAGCAGTGAATTTGATCACTTACGAGGACCGCTTTAACTT GTATAGGATCGAACAAGAACTTGGGACTGAAATTAAGCAAATCCCTCCACATATCGATCAAGCTATTTACTGCCGGTGA
- the LOC108469593 gene encoding riboflavin biosynthesis protein PYRD, chloroplastic produces MMQIQSLSFPHCTQTSANLSAFPHGFTYFSSQNQISSLLGNQYSPSRSFNSLKRVSRIQFRSRKRGGLVRVRCGMVEDESVDDGFYIRRCVELARRAIGFTSPNPLVGCVIVKDGKIVGEGFHPKAGQPHAEVFALRDAGNSAENATAYVSLEPCNHHGRTPPCTEALIKAKVKKVVVGMVDPNPIVASKGVARLRDAGIVVTVGVEEELCKRLNEAWIHQMLTGKPFVTLRYSLSVNGHFLDQLGEGVTEASGYYSKLLQEYDAIILSGTLSEKFSSPTSQEPGANQPLRIVVANNPDQFPSLTTEASKTIVFADKEIAAEADLARKGIEAVALDRINLTPILEHCKRQGLCSILLDMRGCIHDLEDLVRETIEQNVLQKIVVEVLPYWDESNGAGSLVVLNGLVKRLELKNLRSEISNRSLVVEGYLQNR; encoded by the exons ATGATGCAAATTCAATCACTTTCCTTTCCACACTGCACTCAAACTTCAGCCAACCTTTCGGCTTTTCCCCACGGTTTCACTTATTTTTCATCACAAAACCAGATATCCTCACTTTTGGGAAATCAATATTCCCCATCTCGCTCTTTTAATTCATTGAAAAGGGTATCCAGAATTCAATTTAGATCGAGAAAACGCGGGGGTTTGGTTAGGGTTAGATGCGGTATGGTCGAAGATGAGAGTGTTGATGATGGTTTCTACATCAGGAGGTGTGTGGAGCTGGCAAGGAGGGCAATTGGGTTCACAAGTCCTAATCCTTTGGTGGGATGTGTCATTGTGAAAGATGGAAAGATTGTTGGTGAAGGGTTTCATCCTAAAGCTGGCCAGCCTCATGCTGAG GTTTTTGCTTTGAGAGATGCTGGGAATTCAGCCGAGAATGCGACTGCATATGTGAGCTTGGAGCCATGTAATCACCATGGAAGAACTCCACCATGTACTGAAGCATTGATTAAAGCCAAAGTGAAAAAGGTGGTGGTCGGGATGGTGGATCCTAACCCGATCGTGGCTTCAAAGGGGGTTGCTAGATTGCGAGATGCAGGAATTGTCGTGACTGTGGGTGTCGAGGAAGAGTTATGCAAGCGGCTCAATGAAGCCTGGATCCATCAAATGTTAACCGGGAAGCCTTTCGTGACTCTTAG ATATTCCCTCTCTGTCAATGGCCACTTTTTAGACCAGCTCGGGGAAGGGGTCACCGAGGCTAGTGGATACTACTCAAAGTTGTTGCAAGAATATGACGCAATTATACTTTCTGGAACTTTATCCGAGAAGTTTTCAAGTCCGACATCACAGGAGCCAGGTGCCAATCAGCCTCTTCGGATTGTAGTAGCAAATAATCCCGATCAATTTCCTTCCCTAACCACAGAAGCCTCTAAGACAATAGTATTTGCAGACAAAGAGATAGCTGCGGAAGCAGATTTGGCTCGAAAAGGAATCGAGGCAGTGGCTTTAGATCGGATAAATTTGACTCCAATTCTCGAACACTGTAAGCGCCAGGGTTTGTGTAGCATTTTACTCGATATGAGGGGCTGCATCCACGACCTCGAAGATCTTGTTAGAGAAACCATTGAACAAAACGTGTTGCAAAAGATAGTGGTGGAAGTGTTGCCATATTGGGATGAATCAAACGGTGCAGGGTCACTTGTGGTATTGAATGGTTTGGTTAAAAGGCTAGAACTGAAGAATTTGCGATCCGAGATCTCAAATCGAAGCCTCGTGGTTGAGGGATATCTTCAAAACCGGTGA